A stretch of Haemophilus influenzae DNA encodes these proteins:
- the dnaG gene encoding DNA primase: MKGSIPRPFIDDLLTKSDIVDVINTRVKLKKAGRDYQACCPFHHEKTPSFTVSQKKQFYHCFGCGAHGNAISFLMDYDKLEFIEAIEELAAMAGLEIPYEKRANHSGKPQANYQTKRNLYELMQEIATFYQNQLPLNTQAQEYLQQRGLSPEIIERFQIGFVPNAMDTVLRKFGVNREEQQKLIELGMLSRNDRGNIYDKFRNRIMFPIRDKRGRTVAFGGRVLTDEKPKYLNSPETITYHKGKELYGLYEALQTNDEPKQLLVVEGYMDVVALAQFGVDYAVASLGTSTTSEQIQLIFRSTEQVVCCYDGDRAGRDAAWRALENALPYLEDGRQLKFIFLPDGEDPDTYIRQYGKEKFEEYIESAQSLSEFMFAHLSPQVDFSTKEGRGKLVALAAPLIHQIPGEMLRLSLRNMLAQKLGIFDQTQLENLIPKQLEQANTQQKVTHNKIKKTPMRMVISLLLQNPELVKRMSESGVQALRAEAGFEILEKLTALCRQREGITTGQILEYFRNTSYSNPLEILATWDHLLDESDIINAFSQNYRRLNIQAIERDIEMLIAKERTEGLTNEEKTVLVHLLAGKEQQKKQLVNPL; the protein is encoded by the coding sequence ATGAAAGGTTCTATTCCACGCCCCTTTATTGATGATTTGCTGACAAAGTCCGATATTGTCGATGTGATTAACACGCGCGTAAAACTAAAAAAAGCTGGCCGCGATTATCAAGCCTGCTGCCCTTTCCATCACGAAAAAACACCATCCTTCACAGTTAGCCAAAAGAAACAGTTTTATCATTGCTTTGGTTGTGGTGCACATGGTAATGCGATTTCCTTTTTAATGGATTATGACAAACTTGAATTTATAGAGGCGATTGAAGAACTTGCAGCAATGGCAGGGCTTGAAATACCTTACGAAAAACGCGCTAATCACAGCGGAAAACCTCAAGCTAATTACCAAACCAAACGAAATCTCTATGAATTAATGCAAGAGATTGCCACGTTTTATCAAAACCAATTACCATTAAATACTCAAGCACAAGAATATTTACAACAACGTGGGCTTTCACCTGAAATTATTGAGCGTTTCCAAATTGGGTTTGTGCCGAATGCAATGGATACTGTACTGCGTAAATTTGGTGTTAATCGTGAAGAACAACAAAAACTCATTGAATTAGGCATGCTTTCTCGAAATGATCGTGGCAATATTTACGATAAATTCCGAAATCGCATCATGTTTCCGATTCGTGATAAACGTGGTCGCACAGTGGCTTTTGGTGGGCGTGTATTAACAGATGAAAAACCGAAATATCTGAATTCGCCAGAAACCATTACTTATCATAAAGGTAAGGAGCTTTATGGTTTGTATGAAGCCTTACAAACCAACGATGAACCCAAACAATTACTTGTTGTTGAAGGTTATATGGACGTGGTGGCATTAGCACAATTTGGCGTGGATTATGCGGTCGCTTCTTTAGGTACGTCCACGACATCAGAACAAATTCAACTTATTTTTCGTTCGACCGAACAGGTTGTTTGTTGTTACGATGGTGACCGTGCAGGACGTGATGCTGCTTGGCGAGCACTAGAAAATGCGTTGCCTTACTTAGAAGATGGCAGACAACTCAAATTTATTTTCTTGCCAGATGGAGAAGATCCTGATACTTACATTCGTCAATACGGCAAAGAAAAATTTGAAGAATACATCGAAAGTGCGCAATCTTTAAGCGAGTTTATGTTTGCACATTTAAGTCCTCAGGTTGATTTTTCCACTAAAGAAGGGCGCGGAAAATTAGTTGCGCTAGCTGCGCCGTTAATTCACCAAATTCCAGGAGAAATGCTTCGCTTATCGCTACGCAATATGCTTGCTCAAAAACTTGGGATTTTTGATCAAACTCAGCTGGAAAATCTTATTCCCAAACAATTAGAACAAGCCAATACACAACAAAAAGTCACTCATAATAAGATCAAGAAGACACCAATGCGAATGGTCATTTCATTGCTTCTGCAAAATCCTGAGTTAGTAAAACGTATGTCTGAAAGCGGCGTGCAAGCATTACGTGCAGAAGCAGGGTTTGAAATTCTGGAAAAATTGACCGCACTTTGTCGCCAACGAGAGGGCATTACTACGGGGCAAATTTTGGAATACTTCCGCAATACATCTTACAGTAATCCCCTTGAAATACTGGCAACTTGGGATCATTTATTAGACGAATCCGACATAATCAACGCATTTTCTCAAAATTACCGTCGCTTAAATATTCAAGCTATTGAGCGCGATATTGAAATGCTTATTGCTAAAGAACGAACAGAGGGTCTCACTAATGAAGAAAAAACGGTACTTGTACATCTTTTAGCTGGTAAAGAACAGCAGAAAAAACAGTTAGTGAATCCGCTATAA
- a CDS encoding ribonuclease T2 family protein, which translates to MKKLTSILSLIVLVILAIWQYFTDTTKTKHQSSSPVIEQTKQTKVSEPKFEPKFEPQFETKRTDIEKSAVKNPDVFANYDVIMRNDHIGQNAKAPVDYYMLALSWSPGFCDIQREKYGDQLPYSSQYQCGNNRTFGWVVHGLWPQNANARAVSDHPRFCKGDLPALPKGLLAQYLAISPGEKLLQGEWEKHGSCAFDSAQQYFAKEQELFNALKLPNQKLSRDELFGWMKQHNPQLKNAYLRASRNELFICYDKKWQVMNCQSK; encoded by the coding sequence ATGAAAAAACTTACTTCCATTCTTTCTCTTATTGTTCTCGTTATATTAGCAATTTGGCAATATTTTACCGATACAACCAAAACTAAACATCAATCATCCTCGCCCGTAATTGAGCAGACGAAGCAAACAAAAGTATCTGAGCCTAAATTTGAACCTAAATTCGAGCCTCAATTTGAGACAAAGCGGACGGATATTGAAAAAAGTGCGGTAAAAAATCCAGATGTTTTTGCAAACTATGATGTGATTATGCGCAATGATCATATTGGGCAAAACGCAAAGGCACCGGTCGATTATTATATGTTGGCATTATCTTGGTCGCCTGGATTTTGTGATATTCAGCGTGAAAAATATGGCGATCAGTTGCCTTATTCCTCTCAATATCAATGTGGAAATAACCGCACTTTTGGTTGGGTTGTACATGGGCTATGGCCACAAAATGCAAATGCTCGCGCTGTTTCAGATCATCCTCGTTTTTGCAAAGGCGATTTACCCGCCTTGCCAAAAGGTTTATTAGCACAATATTTGGCGATTTCTCCGGGCGAGAAATTATTGCAAGGCGAATGGGAAAAACACGGTAGTTGCGCCTTTGATTCTGCCCAGCAATATTTTGCTAAGGAGCAGGAATTATTTAACGCATTAAAATTACCGAATCAAAAATTAAGTAGAGATGAACTTTTTGGTTGGATGAAGCAACATAATCCACAATTAAAAAATGCGTATTTGAGGGCTAGTCGAAATGAATTATTTATTTGTTATGATAAAAAATGGCAGGTAATGAATTGCCAAAGCAAATAA
- a CDS encoding YfhL family 4Fe-4S dicluster ferredoxin, with translation MALFITSKCTNCDMCLPECPNEAISIGDEIYVIDPILCTECVGHYDTPTCQKVCPITNCIKPDPEHQETEEQLWERFVMIHHSDKL, from the coding sequence ATGGCATTATTCATCACTAGCAAATGTACCAACTGCGATATGTGCTTGCCTGAATGCCCAAACGAAGCCATTTCCATTGGCGATGAGATTTATGTGATCGATCCTATACTTTGCACGGAATGTGTCGGCCATTACGACACCCCAACCTGCCAAAAAGTTTGCCCAATCACTAACTGTATTAAGCCCGATCCTGAACATCAAGAAACCGAAGAACAGCTTTGGGAACGCTTTGTAATGATTCATCATTCGGATAAATTGTAG
- a CDS encoding aromatic amino acid transport family protein: MLKNKTFGSALIIAGTTIGAGMLAMPLTSAGMGFGYTLLLLVGLWALLVYSGLLFVEVYQTADQLDDGVATLAEKYFGVPGRIFATLSLLVLLYALSAAYITGGGSLLSGLPTAFGMDAISLKTAIIIFTVVLGSFVVVGTKGVDGLTRVLFIGKLVAFAFVLFMMLPKVATDNLMALPLDYAFVVSAAPIFFTSFGFHVIMASVNSYLGGSVDKFRRAILIGTAIPLAAYLVWQLATHGVLSQSEFVHILQADPTLNGLVNATREITGSHFMGEVVRVFSSLALITSFLGVMLGVFEGLGDLFKRYHLPNNRFVLTVAAFLPPLVFALFYPEGFITALSYAGLLCAFYCLILPISLAWRTRIENPTLPYRVSGGNFALVFALLIGVVIMLIPFLIQWGYLPVVAG; encoded by the coding sequence ATGCTAAAAAACAAAACTTTTGGGAGTGCGCTGATTATTGCAGGCACAACCATTGGAGCAGGTATGCTTGCTATGCCGCTTACATCAGCGGGTATGGGCTTTGGTTATACCCTGTTATTGCTCGTTGGCTTGTGGGCTTTGTTGGTTTACAGCGGATTGTTGTTTGTAGAAGTGTATCAAACAGCGGATCAGTTGGATGATGGTGTCGCCACGCTCGCTGAAAAATATTTTGGGGTTCCTGGGCGAATTTTCGCCACGTTGAGTTTGTTAGTTTTACTTTATGCACTTTCAGCCGCTTATATTACTGGTGGTGGATCTTTACTTTCAGGCTTGCCAACGGCTTTTGGAATGGACGCAATCTCACTTAAAACGGCGATTATTATCTTTACTGTTGTATTAGGTTCTTTCGTGGTTGTAGGAACGAAAGGCGTGGATGGTTTAACTCGCGTGTTATTTATTGGTAAGTTAGTCGCTTTTGCTTTTGTACTGTTTATGATGCTTCCCAAAGTGGCAACAGATAATTTAATGGCATTGCCTTTGGATTATGCTTTTGTGGTTTCTGCGGCACCAATATTTTTTACTTCTTTCGGTTTCCACGTTATAATGGCGAGTGTGAATAGCTACTTAGGTGGAAGTGTTGATAAATTTCGTCGTGCCATTTTGATTGGTACTGCGATTCCATTAGCTGCTTACCTTGTATGGCAGTTAGCAACTCATGGTGTATTAAGTCAAAGTGAATTTGTGCATATTTTACAAGCTGACCCAACGCTAAATGGCTTAGTGAATGCAACACGTGAAATTACAGGTTCTCATTTTATGGGAGAGGTTGTACGTGTGTTCTCATCACTTGCTTTAATTACTTCATTCTTAGGCGTAATGCTTGGTGTATTTGAAGGCTTAGGTGATTTATTCAAACGCTATCATTTGCCAAATAATCGCTTTGTATTAACTGTAGCCGCATTTTTACCGCCACTTGTATTTGCATTGTTTTATCCTGAAGGATTTATTACAGCATTAAGTTACGCAGGTTTGTTGTGTGCGTTCTATTGCTTAATTTTACCAATTAGCTTGGCATGGCGTACACGTATTGAAAATCCAACATTGCCATATCGTGTTTCTGGCGGTAATTTCGCTTTGGTGTTTGCGTTATTAATTGGCGTCGTGATTATGCTCATTCCATTTTTAATTCAATGGGGATATTTACCAGTGGTGGCGGGGTAA
- the rpsU gene encoding 30S ribosomal protein S21: MPVIKVRENESFDVALRRFKRSCEKAGILAEVRAREFYEKPTTIRKRENATLAKRHAKRNARENARNTRLY; encoded by the coding sequence ATGCCTGTAATTAAAGTACGTGAAAACGAATCATTTGACGTAGCTTTACGTCGTTTCAAACGCTCTTGCGAAAAAGCGGGAATCTTAGCTGAAGTACGCGCTCGCGAATTTTACGAAAAACCAACTACAATTCGTAAACGTGAAAATGCAACACTTGCAAAACGTCACGCAAAACGCAACGCTCGCGAAAACGCGCGCAATACCCGTTTATACTAA
- the rpoD gene encoding RNA polymerase sigma factor RpoD, whose product MEKNQQSTAEQYSEQIEQLMELGRTQGYLTFAEINDLLPEDAIDPEYYDKLLQTLQNDAGIPVLDEAPESDDMMLSDTIPDEDAVEEATQILSNVESEIGRTTDPVRMYMREMGTVDLLTREDEISIAKRIEGGIDEVQTSIAAYPEALNGLLKNYDDVEKGNFRLTDLITGFVDPNAEIEEHNGLDEDFSDEDDEEESSNADVEDNEDEEDNESESTSDSSDSDNSIDPEVAREKFQQLREQHSKTLAVIEKHGRSGKRAQDQIALLGEIFKQFRLVPKQFDLLVLSMKEMMKRVRYQERQLQKILVDIAGMPKDDFEKIITTNGSNSEWVAKALKSSKPWAKRLIKYEDRIYEALNNLAITEENTKLTITQMRDICDAVARGEQKARRAKKEMVEANLRLVISIAKKYTNRGLQFLDLIQEGNIGLMKAVDKFEYRRGYKFSTYATWWIRQAITRSIADQARTIRIPVHMIETINKLNRISRQLLQEMGREATPEELAERMGMPEDKIRKVLKIAKEPISMETPIGDDDDSHLGDFIEDSTLELPLDSATAQSLKVATHEVLEGLTPREAKVLRMRFGIDMNTDHTLEEVGKQFDVTRERIRQIEAKALRKLRHPSRSETLRSFLDE is encoded by the coding sequence ATGGAAAAAAATCAACAATCTACGGCTGAACAATATTCAGAACAAATTGAGCAATTGATGGAGCTAGGTCGTACACAAGGGTATTTAACTTTTGCTGAAATCAATGACTTATTGCCCGAAGATGCTATTGATCCAGAATATTACGACAAATTGCTACAAACATTGCAAAATGATGCAGGTATCCCTGTATTAGATGAAGCACCAGAAAGCGATGATATGATGTTGAGTGATACCATCCCTGATGAAGATGCAGTGGAAGAAGCAACTCAAATTCTTTCAAATGTAGAATCTGAAATCGGTCGAACAACGGATCCCGTACGCATGTATATGCGCGAAATGGGAACGGTGGATCTTCTTACTCGTGAAGATGAAATTAGCATTGCAAAACGTATTGAAGGAGGGATTGATGAAGTTCAAACCTCTATCGCAGCCTATCCTGAAGCATTAAATGGATTACTAAAAAATTATGATGATGTAGAAAAAGGTAATTTCCGTTTGACCGATTTAATTACGGGTTTTGTTGATCCAAATGCCGAAATAGAAGAACACAACGGACTTGATGAAGACTTTTCTGACGAAGATGATGAAGAAGAATCTAGTAATGCAGATGTGGAAGACAATGAAGATGAAGAAGACAATGAATCAGAATCTACATCAGATTCAAGCGACTCTGATAACAGTATTGATCCTGAAGTTGCTCGCGAAAAATTTCAGCAATTAAGAGAACAGCACTCTAAAACCCTTGCTGTTATTGAAAAACACGGTCGCTCTGGAAAACGTGCCCAAGATCAAATTGCACTACTTGGCGAAATTTTTAAACAATTCCGTTTAGTACCAAAACAATTTGATTTACTCGTTCTATCAATGAAAGAAATGATGAAACGTGTGCGCTACCAAGAACGTCAGCTACAAAAAATATTAGTGGATATAGCAGGAATGCCAAAGGATGATTTTGAAAAAATTATTACCACTAATGGCAGTAACAGTGAATGGGTAGCAAAAGCATTAAAATCTAGCAAACCTTGGGCTAAACGTTTAATTAAATATGAAGATCGTATTTATGAAGCCTTAAACAATCTAGCGATAACAGAAGAAAATACTAAACTTACCATTACTCAAATGCGTGACATCTGCGATGCAGTCGCACGAGGCGAACAAAAAGCACGTCGAGCTAAAAAAGAAATGGTTGAAGCTAACTTGCGTTTAGTAATTTCCATCGCGAAAAAATACACAAATCGAGGTTTACAATTCTTAGATTTAATTCAAGAAGGGAATATCGGTTTAATGAAAGCGGTAGATAAATTTGAATATCGACGTGGCTACAAATTCTCTACATATGCTACTTGGTGGATTCGTCAAGCAATCACTCGCTCTATTGCGGATCAAGCGCGTACAATCCGTATTCCTGTGCATATGATTGAAACAATCAATAAACTTAATCGTATTTCTCGCCAGTTGTTACAAGAAATGGGACGGGAAGCAACACCAGAAGAATTGGCAGAACGTATGGGAATGCCAGAAGATAAAATCCGTAAAGTACTGAAAATTGCAAAAGAGCCGATTTCTATGGAAACACCTATTGGCGATGACGATGATTCGCATTTAGGGGATTTTATTGAAGATTCAACCTTAGAACTTCCTCTTGATTCTGCCACAGCACAAAGTTTAAAAGTTGCAACTCACGAAGTGCTAGAAGGCTTGACGCCACGTGAAGCAAAAGTATTACGTATGCGTTTTGGCATTGATATGAATACCGACCATACACTTGAAGAAGTGGGTAAACAATTCGATGTAACACGCGAACGTATTCGTCAAATTGAAGCAAAAGCATTACGTAAATTACGTCATCCTAGCCGTTCTGAAACACTGAGAAGTTTTTTAGATGAATAG
- the tsaD gene encoding tRNA (adenosine(37)-N6)-threonylcarbamoyltransferase complex transferase subunit TsaD, with protein sequence MKILGIETSCDETGVAIYDEEKGLIANQLYTQIALHADYGGVVPELASRDHIRKTAPLIKAALEEANLTASDIDGIAYTSGPGLVGALLVGATIARSLAYAWNVPAIGVHHMEGHLLAPMLDENSPHFPFVALLVSGGHTQLVRVDGVGKYEVIGESIDDAAGEAFDKTAKLLGLDYPGGAALSRLAEKGTPNRFIFPRPMTDRAGLDFSFSGLKTFAANTVNQAIKNEGELTEQTKSDIAYAFQDAVVDTLAIKCKRALKETGYKRLVIAGGVSANKKLRETLAHLMQNLGGEVFYPQPQFCTDNGAMIAYTGFLRLKQGQHSDLAIDVKPRWAMTELPAI encoded by the coding sequence ATGAAAATCTTAGGCATTGAAACTTCCTGTGATGAAACGGGCGTGGCGATTTATGATGAAGAAAAAGGGTTAATTGCTAATCAACTTTATACTCAAATTGCCCTGCATGCAGATTATGGTGGTGTGGTTCCTGAATTAGCATCACGTGATCATATTCGGAAAACAGCGCCTCTTATTAAAGCGGCATTAGAGGAAGCCAATTTAACCGCAAGCGATATTGATGGTATTGCTTATACTAGTGGCCCTGGGCTTGTCGGCGCATTGCTTGTTGGTGCTACGATTGCACGTTCTTTAGCCTATGCTTGGAATGTGCCAGCGATTGGTGTTCATCATATGGAAGGGCATTTACTTGCGCCAATGCTTGATGAAAATTCACCGCACTTTCCTTTTGTTGCTCTGTTGGTATCGGGTGGCCACACTCAATTAGTGCGTGTCGATGGTGTAGGAAAATATGAAGTGATAGGAGAATCTATTGATGATGCTGCTGGCGAAGCCTTTGATAAAACAGCAAAATTACTTGGATTAGATTATCCAGGCGGCGCGGCACTTTCTCGTTTAGCGGAAAAAGGCACGCCAAATCGCTTTATATTTCCACGTCCAATGACAGATCGTGCAGGCCTTGATTTTAGTTTTTCTGGTTTAAAAACATTTGCCGCAAATACAGTTAATCAAGCAATTAAAAACGAGGGCGAACTGACAGAACAAACTAAATCGGATATTGCTTATGCTTTCCAAGATGCGGTGGTGGATACTCTTGCCATTAAATGTAAGCGCGCATTAAAAGAAACTGGCTATAAACGTTTAGTGATTGCGGGAGGAGTGAGTGCAAATAAAAAACTCCGAGAAACGCTTGCGCACTTAATGCAAAATTTAGGTGGCGAAGTGTTTTATCCTCAACCTCAATTTTGTACAGATAATGGCGCAATGATTGCTTACACAGGTTTTTTACGTTTAAAACAAGGTCAGCATAGCGATCTGGCTATTGATGTTAAACCTCGTTGGGCAATGACGGAATTACCGGCAATTTAG
- a CDS encoding thymidine kinase produces MAKLYFYYSTMNAGKSTTLLQSSYNYRERDMSTLVYTAAIDDRFGVGKVTSRIGISQDAFLFRSETNLFDEINEHLKKEKVHCVLVDEAQFLSKQQVYQLSDVVDKLKIPVLCYGLRTDFQAELFEGSKYLLAWADQLEELKTICYCGRKANFVLRLNDQGEVIKEGAQIQIGGNDSYLSVCRLHYKEKCGQI; encoded by the coding sequence ATGGCGAAACTCTACTTCTATTACTCCACAATGAACGCTGGAAAATCAACGACGTTGCTACAATCTTCCTATAACTATCGTGAGCGTGATATGAGCACATTAGTTTATACGGCTGCGATTGATGATCGTTTTGGCGTGGGAAAAGTCACATCGCGTATTGGCATTTCGCAAGATGCCTTTTTATTTCGCTCGGAAACCAATTTGTTTGATGAAATCAATGAGCACTTAAAAAAAGAAAAAGTGCATTGCGTGTTGGTGGATGAAGCTCAATTTCTTAGCAAACAACAAGTTTACCAGTTGAGTGATGTTGTTGATAAACTCAAAATCCCTGTGCTTTGTTATGGCTTGCGTACAGATTTCCAAGCGGAACTTTTTGAAGGAAGTAAATATTTACTGGCTTGGGCGGATCAACTCGAAGAATTAAAAACAATTTGTTATTGTGGCCGCAAGGCTAATTTTGTTTTGCGTTTAAATGATCAGGGCGAGGTCATTAAAGAAGGTGCACAAATTCAAATTGGGGGCAATGATTCTTATCTTTCTGTTTGCCGTTTACACTATAAAGAAAAGTGCGGTCAAATTTAA